From Anopheles funestus chromosome 3RL, idAnoFuneDA-416_04, whole genome shotgun sequence, a single genomic window includes:
- the LOC125767189 gene encoding beta-galactoside alpha-2,6-sialyltransferase 2, giving the protein MKVLKTKMKSLIELYTFFIFTLTLSQAIEKRSVFYVKHNSTEKTQKSVSSSDEKPTLWLKDHDAPRIRPHFSLTKTSNFLFDLNRYRCSDPVNADCINRTVLFRTKIIGELRKRLKEPFTDGDHYQVRYGRPLEPLASPVCRMVRANVRVLSWKEPPFTWNEIGSYLPTTPLFGNITNGSCVIVASAGSLKRSQLGSFIDEHDIVMRFNHAPTEGFEADVGSKTTIRVVNSQVVTKPEYRLLTAPLFRNVTIAAWDPGKYEQSLPEWLATPDFNLFENFKKFRSNHPQSNFHIIDPRSIWRAWTALQDLTQTPIRKNPPTSGFIGLGLLMPVCRYIDVVEYIPSTRMNGLCHYYDDELNLGCTFGAWHPLAAEKLLVFQMNSADDYSVFQQGTVRIRTDQLDRC; this is encoded by the exons ATGAAGGTACTCAAAACTAAGATGAAATCGCTAATCGaattatatacatttttcatatttacttTAACAT TATCACAAGCTATCGAGAAACGCAGTGTGTTCTACGTCAAGCATAACTCTACCGAGAAAACACAGAAATCGGTTTCATCGAGCGATGAGAAACCCACCCTCTGGCTCAAGGATCACGATGCGCCCCGAATACGACCGCATTTCAGCTTAACCAAAACGTCCAATTTCTTGTTTGACCTGAACCGATATCGTTGCAGTGATCCGGTCAATGCTGACTGCATTAACCGGACCGTGTTGTTTAGAACAAAAATTATAGGAGAATTACGCAAGCGACTAAAAGAACCATTCACCGATGGGGATCACTATCAGGTACGTTACGGCCGGCCACTAGAACCGCTGGCTAGTCCGGTCTGTCGGATGGTAAGGGCAAATGTACGCGTTCTATCCTGGAAGGAACCACCATTTACGTGGAATGAAATTGGTAGCTACCTGCCAACGACACCACTATTCGGTAACATCACGAATGGGAGCTGTGTCATCGTTGCTAGCGCAGGTTCGCTGAAACGGTCTCAGCTGGGTTCGTTTATCGACGAGCACGACATCGTGATGCGGTTTAACCATGCCCCTACCGAAGGGTTTGAAGCGGATGTCGGCTCGAAGACTACCATCCGTGTGGTCAATTCACAAGTCGTTACAAAACCCGAATATCGACTCCTGACAGCACCACTGTTCCGCAATGTCACGATTGCTGCTTGGGACCCGGGAAAGTATGAACAATCCCTTCCCGAATG GCTAGCAACTCCggattttaatttgtttgagaACTTTAAAAAGTTCCGCAGTAATCATCCACAGTCAAACTTCCATATCATAGATCCGCGCAGCATTTGGAGAGCATGGACTGCTCTACAAGACCTAACCCAAACACCAATACGAAAAAATCCACCAACATCAGGATTTATAG GATTGGGACTTTTAATGCCCGTGTGCCGGTACATAGACGTCGTGGAGTATATCCCGAGCACGCGCATGAACGGATTGTGTCATTACTATGATGACGAA CTTAATCTTGGTTGTACGTTCGGTGCCTGGCATCCACTAGCGGCGGAGAAGCTTCTCGTCTTCCAAATGAACTCGGCCGATGACTACAGTGTCTTCCAGCAGGGCACCGTACGTATTCGCACTGATCAGCTAGACCGGTGCTAG